The Fibrobacter sp. genome includes a region encoding these proteins:
- a CDS encoding DNA cytosine methyltransferase, with the protein MVAQNKVGKNDEGKKSFKFIDLFAGLGGFHLALSSIGGECVFASELKEDLRKIYKQNFGMEIQGDITKIDPKKDIPPHNVLCGGFPCQPFSQAGKREGFNDVRGTMFDYICKIIEVHKPEYLFLENVANLKGHDKGNTWKVIQDKLDNLGYNVTAEILSPHQFGIPQHRKRIYIVAQRKDFGDFSEFSFPKPTNLECDIKSVIDESDSDVTLLRYDTKNQLNVWQEFLDKASSRGGKIPGFPIWAMEFGADYDFEDIAPAYQELKKLVGKRGRLGCRVFGKTVADCLKLLPNYAQTAKNKTFPSWKIRYISQNREFYENNKDWLREWMEKIRYFDNSHLKLEWNCGNVAPIISDKIVQFRASGIRIKNPTFSPALNLVGTQIPIFSWVAIPGKDDYGRYMSVQEAAKLQGMQKLKFGNKEFELSKTRIYEALGNAVNVQLVKKIAKRLIRL; encoded by the coding sequence ATGGTGGCTCAGAATAAAGTCGGCAAAAACGACGAAGGAAAGAAATCTTTCAAATTCATAGATTTGTTTGCTGGACTGGGTGGTTTTCATCTGGCGTTGTCTTCCATAGGTGGGGAATGTGTTTTTGCTTCTGAATTGAAAGAAGATCTTCGAAAAATTTATAAACAGAATTTCGGCATGGAAATACAGGGCGATATTACAAAAATCGACCCAAAGAAAGATATTCCTCCACACAACGTATTATGCGGTGGCTTTCCCTGTCAACCATTCAGTCAGGCCGGAAAAAGAGAAGGTTTTAATGATGTTCGTGGAACAATGTTTGATTATATCTGCAAGATTATTGAAGTCCACAAGCCAGAGTATCTTTTTTTAGAAAATGTTGCGAATTTGAAGGGGCATGATAAAGGAAATACCTGGAAAGTTATCCAAGATAAATTGGATAATCTTGGATACAATGTGACTGCAGAAATATTATCACCTCATCAGTTTGGCATACCACAGCATAGGAAACGTATATACATCGTTGCACAACGAAAAGATTTTGGTGATTTTAGTGAATTTTCTTTTCCCAAGCCAACAAATTTGGAATGTGACATTAAAAGTGTAATAGATGAAAGTGATTCAGATGTAACCCTATTGCGATACGACACAAAGAATCAATTAAATGTGTGGCAAGAGTTTCTTGATAAAGCTTCAAGTCGCGGTGGTAAAATACCTGGCTTTCCTATTTGGGCAATGGAGTTTGGAGCGGATTACGATTTTGAAGATATCGCCCCCGCTTATCAAGAATTAAAAAAACTTGTTGGGAAAAGAGGACGATTGGGGTGTCGGGTTTTTGGAAAAACTGTTGCGGACTGCTTGAAACTATTGCCGAATTATGCTCAAACAGCTAAGAATAAAACATTCCCATCATGGAAAATACGATACATAAGCCAGAATCGCGAGTTTTACGAAAATAATAAGGATTGGTTAAGAGAGTGGATGGAAAAGATTCGATACTTTGATAATAGCCACTTGAAATTAGAGTGGAACTGTGGTAATGTTGCGCCGATAATTTCGGATAAGATTGTTCAATTTAGAGCGTCTGGCATCCGCATTAAAAATCCCACTTTTTCTCCGGCGTTAAATCTTGTTGGTACGCAAATACCGATTTTCTCTTGGGTTGCAATTCCGGGTAAAGATGATTATGGTCGGTATATGTCTGTACAAGAAGCGGCCAAATTGCAAGGGATGCAAAAACTGAAATTTGGCAACAAAGAATTCGAATTGTCTAAAACTCGAATATACGAAGCTTTGGGCAATGCAGTCAATGTTCAGTTGGTAAAAAAGATTGCAAAGAGGTTGATAAGACTATGA
- a CDS encoding PD-(D/E)XK motif protein — translation MKLANLFQKFEELRNSIVEVADAYKVAPVSKNNGHKLGCSENGSPVFFIECSDAPNVANIHLRIIDVLFNQKCNLSVNNKLIADKKYCMVIMKDSEDDLIKYFLDVIALILEQLPKQPTTRQLAIELAKITRLFTNIPTISAETIQGLWAEMLLIEQSSNPDYLIKSWHISPMDKYDFNDGSDKIEVKSTTKQIRSHLFAIEQLNPNIKSQLIIASIQMTKTGAGCSLFDLEEKIINKIKDRDSAIRLKEVIVSTIGTHLSEISSICYDYMQSVDSLKFYDYKDVPSISPDCIPQGVSNVHFSVDFSNVIDVERNSMKGLLHGSL, via the coding sequence ATGAAATTGGCTAACCTATTCCAAAAATTTGAAGAACTAAGAAACTCTATAGTAGAAGTTGCAGATGCTTATAAGGTAGCGCCAGTTTCAAAAAATAATGGACATAAATTAGGGTGTTCTGAAAATGGCTCTCCCGTTTTTTTCATTGAATGCTCGGATGCTCCAAATGTAGCAAACATACATCTTCGAATTATTGACGTACTTTTTAACCAAAAATGCAATCTTTCTGTAAATAACAAACTGATTGCCGATAAAAAATATTGTATGGTTATAATGAAGGATTCAGAAGATGATTTAATAAAATATTTTCTTGATGTGATTGCCCTCATTCTAGAACAACTTCCGAAACAACCGACAACGAGGCAGTTGGCAATAGAACTCGCTAAAATAACACGTTTGTTTACAAATATCCCGACAATATCTGCCGAAACAATTCAAGGACTGTGGGCAGAAATGCTTCTAATTGAACAATCAAGTAATCCTGATTATTTGATAAAGTCTTGGCATATTAGCCCAATGGATAAATACGATTTTAATGATGGTTCCGATAAAATAGAGGTTAAGTCAACAACCAAACAGATTCGTTCGCATCTGTTCGCTATAGAGCAGTTGAATCCAAATATAAAGTCTCAGTTAATTATAGCCTCGATTCAGATGACAAAAACTGGAGCCGGATGTTCTTTGTTTGATTTAGAAGAAAAAATCATAAATAAGATAAAAGATAGAGATTCTGCAATCAGATTAAAAGAGGTGATCGTTTCTACGATTGGAACGCATTTAAGCGAAATTAGCTCCATATGCTATGATTATATGCAATCTGTAGATTCACTTAAATTTTATGATTACAAAGATGTTCCCTCGATTTCGCCGGATTGCATTCCACAAGGTGTGTCTAATGTGCATTTTTCAGTAGATTTTTCAAATGTTATAGATGTTGAACGAAATTCGATGAAAGGCTTGCTACATGGGAGTTTGTGA
- a CDS encoding helix-turn-helix transcriptional regulator, with protein MKKNQVIDFMSSLEKEDDGLDLYSKTYEALSAFLTDFDFLKDSLGLTQQDVADKMGTTQSAISRIASLKTNPSYKQLLKMSEAVGGELYITPMKSMTVQVPYDLQETVRKLATEAGSSPNDFLTSILRNAIELERANYMNKTLALNCVGERKVAYRAKKKNSRG; from the coding sequence ATGAAAAAGAATCAAGTCATCGATTTTATGTCTTCGCTCGAAAAAGAAGACGATGGTCTGGATTTGTACTCCAAGACATACGAGGCGCTGTCGGCCTTCCTGACGGATTTTGATTTCCTGAAAGATTCCTTGGGGCTCACGCAGCAAGATGTCGCCGACAAGATGGGCACGACGCAAAGCGCTATCTCGCGTATTGCATCCTTGAAAACGAACCCTTCGTACAAGCAGTTGCTGAAGATGTCGGAGGCCGTCGGTGGCGAACTGTACATAACTCCAATGAAGAGCATGACCGTCCAAGTTCCTTACGACTTGCAAGAAACAGTACGAAAGTTGGCGACCGAGGCCGGCTCAAGTCCTAACGATTTTCTTACAAGCATTCTGCGCAACGCAATAGAACTAGAACGCGCGAACTACATGAACAAAACGCTGGCCTTGAACTGCGTTGGCGAACGCAAGGTCGCATATAGGGCAAAAAAGAAGAACTCGCGGGGTTGA
- a CDS encoding ATP-binding protein, which yields MIKEKVSIATKPLVYQVFRHISNKAHNALAEYVDNSISSFERHADILKPLNPNGKLKVEITITDDYIRIEDNAFGIEEENYQRAFELARIPLDATGLNEFGMGMKVSSIWLSNHWTVESKAWGEDLKKTFVFDLKEVLDEEKTAVDVEEVPANADEHYTIITLTDLSQFKPTSRQISGIKKHLSSIYSHFIRSNVVDIYVNGELLAYHEPKILNAPHYKNGGEAIEWRLNIDYSFQGGKQKVKGFIAVLDQMSTSENNGFLLFRRGRTIGTSSDEKYRPKALCGDIGSPQYKRIFGELEVEGFDVSFTKNAFNEDDQFQAFIDELRNEIKSDKTLDIFGQAQNYRKVEDPKKAEKKAVSAMAQALSKPVVVSATVPPTPSEGLIVDETKEDVPNEKVELLIAPVNKVMNIGESTYSIEIRFEKIAGISKFYSVEKSAENDKNYVVRLFMDNPFFERYNEILKDEECTGPMLHLVQSIVGAELLMNDSGYATYAKAFRNKLNSLIGRF from the coding sequence ATGATAAAAGAAAAAGTATCCATCGCAACAAAGCCTCTTGTTTATCAAGTTTTCAGGCATATATCAAATAAAGCTCACAATGCTCTTGCAGAGTATGTTGATAATTCAATATCAAGTTTCGAAAGGCATGCTGATATTTTAAAGCCTTTAAATCCTAATGGAAAACTAAAAGTAGAAATTACAATAACGGATGATTATATACGCATAGAAGATAATGCTTTCGGAATAGAAGAAGAAAACTATCAAAGAGCTTTTGAACTTGCAAGAATTCCTTTGGATGCGACAGGGTTAAACGAATTCGGAATGGGAATGAAAGTATCTTCAATATGGTTGTCAAATCATTGGACTGTAGAATCAAAAGCGTGGGGCGAAGATTTAAAGAAGACTTTCGTGTTTGATTTAAAAGAGGTGTTGGATGAAGAAAAAACGGCAGTTGATGTAGAGGAAGTGCCTGCAAATGCTGATGAACACTATACAATAATCACGCTGACAGATTTATCCCAATTTAAACCGACATCTAGACAAATTTCTGGTATAAAGAAGCATCTAAGCAGCATATATTCACATTTTATTAGGAGTAATGTTGTAGATATTTACGTCAATGGTGAATTGCTCGCTTATCATGAGCCTAAAATTCTTAATGCTCCTCATTATAAAAATGGGGGAGAAGCAATTGAATGGCGATTGAATATAGATTATTCATTTCAAGGCGGAAAACAGAAAGTAAAGGGTTTTATTGCGGTCTTGGATCAGATGAGTACATCTGAAAACAACGGATTTCTCCTATTCCGTCGTGGAAGAACCATTGGAACGAGTTCCGACGAAAAATATCGGCCCAAGGCTCTTTGCGGGGATATTGGCTCGCCGCAATATAAAAGAATTTTCGGCGAACTTGAAGTTGAAGGCTTTGATGTAAGTTTTACAAAAAATGCTTTTAATGAAGATGATCAGTTCCAGGCATTTATTGATGAGTTACGTAATGAAATAAAATCTGATAAAACTCTTGATATTTTTGGTCAGGCGCAAAATTATAGAAAAGTTGAAGATCCTAAAAAAGCCGAGAAAAAAGCAGTTTCTGCGATGGCTCAGGCTTTATCTAAGCCAGTTGTGGTTTCTGCCACGGTGCCGCCGACTCCATCAGAAGGGCTGATTGTTGACGAAACTAAAGAAGATGTGCCAAATGAAAAAGTGGAATTGCTGATAGCACCTGTAAATAAGGTGATGAATATCGGAGAATCTACGTATAGTATTGAAATTCGATTCGAAAAAATTGCAGGGATATCCAAGTTTTACTCAGTAGAAAAGTCTGCAGAGAATGATAAAAACTACGTCGTTCGTTTGTTTATGGATAATCCTTTTTTTGAAAGGTATAATGAAATATTAAAGGACGAAGAATGTACTGGTCCAATGCTCCATTTGGTTCAATCAATTGTTGGAGCAGAATTATTGATGAATGACAGCGGGTACGCTACGTATGCAAAGGCTTTCAGGAATAAATTGAATAGCCTGATTGGGAGATTCTAA
- the secG gene encoding preprotein translocase subunit SecG gives MTTLFWIGIVLHVFLCLFLMLLVLVQNDKMGGLAGLGGMTSQSAFSTAGAATFIQKLTRGVAVLFFIVVFALGLITAKQDQAVEESSMQKATRENAAQQAPTIPALPGDFAAPAAEAPAADVAPATPAEAPAAAPAAE, from the coding sequence ATGACAACACTCTTTTGGATTGGTATCGTCCTCCACGTGTTCCTCTGCCTGTTCCTCATGCTGCTCGTGCTCGTGCAGAACGACAAGATGGGAGGCCTTGCAGGTCTCGGCGGAATGACTTCTCAGTCTGCATTCTCCACTGCAGGTGCTGCCACCTTCATCCAGAAGCTCACCCGCGGCGTGGCCGTGCTGTTCTTTATCGTGGTGTTCGCCCTCGGCCTGATTACTGCCAAGCAGGACCAGGCTGTGGAAGAATCTTCGATGCAGAAGGCGACCCGCGAAAACGCCGCCCAGCAGGCTCCCACCATTCCGGCCCTGCCCGGTGACTTTGCGGCTCCTGCCGCCGAGGCTCCTGCTGCCGACGTCGCTCCCGCCACCCCGGCTGAAGCGCCTGCCGCTGCACCCGCCGCAGAGTAA
- a CDS encoding M23 family metallopeptidase — MRLSKNIFQALCLAGATSASLATAAEPVYSPFQKDAYLTSSFGENRGTRYHAGVDYSTLMEEGWVVYAPENGKVEEIRVSPFFYGKVMFFKGESGKTWVFAHQSSFGKLDSLYIAEQFSKKSNNVTLKPNAPYKKGDTLTFSGSTGIGNPHLHLEIRQGKNNVISPCRNGVYCGDTLDPQIFGMAVWQKDDMTVTGPEALDKGCVEYPGWKKEKAYLAIKIADYSRHPKENPMSIRRLTLWEGKKKAYEKIQDTLTYGNMLKIRTELLWAEEADTAGDWHFVDAALKAGSKYRVEVEDMVGRKTSREFTFQDSCVANSPILQKQVQESPLYSFMSRSMLDLALCDKGQKFSVMDSSKNILDEDLCKAFPHRGTTLGKIVQKFPKARFIGHKAGTIAMHAVHQNEKTVQWNTTLDSIAISQKITKLRSAFGNETQVLAVTKTHTDSLDFYEFHPKGLHFTGSWEVCLDPGKESAPLYWLGETSRRWFIFSKQEGTSKRCAQVNELRDLANILNKTAPTLGTPYWGKSFILGKEQDVLRIPTLFRYDGFENGNSIQTTVNGNWIPTEYDSEPREIVLDGRRLKKGDKLHIQLEDEAHNKAEFDVVVPR; from the coding sequence ATGCGCTTATCCAAGAACATTTTCCAAGCCCTGTGCCTTGCGGGCGCCACTTCTGCAAGCCTCGCTACTGCCGCAGAGCCCGTCTATTCCCCCTTCCAGAAAGACGCCTACCTCACCTCCTCCTTCGGCGAGAACCGCGGCACCCGCTACCACGCCGGCGTGGACTACTCCACCCTTATGGAAGAGGGCTGGGTCGTCTACGCTCCCGAAAACGGCAAGGTCGAAGAAATCCGGGTCTCCCCCTTCTTTTACGGCAAGGTGATGTTCTTCAAGGGCGAAAGCGGCAAGACCTGGGTCTTTGCCCACCAGAGCAGTTTCGGCAAGCTGGACAGCCTCTATATCGCAGAGCAGTTCAGCAAAAAGAGCAACAACGTCACCCTGAAACCGAACGCTCCCTACAAGAAGGGCGACACCCTGACATTTTCCGGTAGTACCGGCATCGGTAACCCCCACCTGCACCTGGAAATCCGCCAGGGCAAGAACAACGTGATTTCTCCCTGCAGAAACGGAGTCTATTGCGGCGACACCCTGGACCCGCAAATTTTCGGCATGGCCGTGTGGCAAAAAGACGACATGACCGTCACCGGCCCGGAGGCCCTGGACAAGGGTTGTGTGGAATACCCCGGCTGGAAAAAGGAAAAGGCCTACCTGGCGATAAAAATTGCCGACTACAGCCGCCACCCCAAGGAGAATCCCATGTCTATCCGCAGGCTCACCCTGTGGGAGGGCAAAAAGAAGGCCTACGAAAAAATCCAGGACACCCTGACCTACGGCAACATGCTGAAAATCCGAACGGAACTGCTGTGGGCCGAAGAGGCGGACACCGCCGGGGACTGGCACTTTGTAGATGCCGCCCTGAAGGCTGGCTCCAAGTACCGAGTAGAAGTAGAAGACATGGTGGGCCGAAAAACTTCACGGGAATTCACCTTCCAGGATTCCTGTGTGGCTAACTCCCCCATATTGCAAAAGCAGGTGCAGGAATCTCCCCTGTACAGTTTCATGAGCCGAAGCATGCTGGACCTCGCCCTCTGCGACAAGGGCCAAAAGTTCTCGGTGATGGACAGCTCCAAGAACATCCTCGACGAGGACCTGTGCAAAGCGTTCCCCCACCGGGGAACCACTCTCGGGAAAATCGTCCAGAAGTTCCCCAAGGCCAGGTTCATCGGGCATAAGGCAGGGACCATCGCCATGCACGCCGTGCACCAAAACGAAAAGACCGTGCAGTGGAACACGACCCTGGACAGCATCGCCATTTCCCAGAAGATTACCAAGCTCCGCAGCGCCTTCGGTAACGAAACCCAGGTGCTGGCCGTCACCAAGACCCACACCGACAGCCTGGATTTTTACGAGTTCCACCCCAAGGGTCTCCACTTTACGGGCAGCTGGGAAGTCTGCCTGGACCCCGGCAAGGAATCCGCACCGCTCTACTGGCTGGGCGAGACCAGCCGCCGCTGGTTTATCTTTAGCAAGCAGGAGGGCACAAGCAAGCGCTGCGCCCAGGTGAACGAACTCCGGGACCTTGCAAACATCCTGAACAAGACCGCACCCACCCTGGGCACGCCCTACTGGGGCAAGTCCTTTATCTTGGGCAAGGAACAGGACGTGCTGCGCATCCCGACCCTGTTCCGCTACGACGGATTCGAGAACGGCAACTCCATACAGACCACCGTGAACGGCAACTGGATTCCTACCGAATACGATTCCGAACCCCGTGAAATCGTGCTGGACGGGCGCCGCCTCAAAAAAGGTGACAAGCTCCACATCCAGCTGGAAGACGAAGCCCACAACAAGGCCGAGTTCGACGTGGTAGTGCCGAGGTAG
- a CDS encoding ORF6N domain-containing protein: MARKTEETDGIAPNPLMESGIGKMIQVVRGKQVLLDRDLATLYGVETKRINEQVKRNIERFPEDFCIQLSLEESQLLRSQNATLEKKGQNLKGKHTKYRSLAFTEQGVAMLSSVLKSESAIKVNIAIMRAFVQLRHLMMGNGGLVNRLSNVEAKDLEQDCRLTGHDEHLLDHDRKFDELFEAMDRGELKSKGLFYNNQEFDAYVFVCDLIRQAKKRIVLVDRYVTEKTLAMMLKREKGVSVTIYTYDKSKVLEMDLATYNEQYPDSPMQVLPSYGMHDRFLFIDDTAYHFGASLKDLGKNTFFFTQEDFTLDEVLKESQKIQAEKES; the protein is encoded by the coding sequence ATGGCTAGAAAGACCGAAGAAACGGATGGTATCGCACCTAACCCGCTTATGGAGTCGGGCATCGGAAAGATGATTCAAGTTGTTCGTGGCAAGCAGGTGCTGCTTGACCGCGATTTGGCGACGCTTTACGGGGTGGAAACGAAGCGTATAAATGAGCAGGTAAAGCGCAATATTGAGCGTTTTCCCGAAGATTTTTGCATACAACTCTCTTTAGAGGAATCGCAACTTCTAAGGTCGCAAAATGCGACCTTAGAAAAAAAGGGGCAAAATTTAAAGGGAAAACACACAAAATACCGTTCTTTAGCTTTCACCGAACAAGGCGTAGCGATGCTATCTTCGGTTCTAAAAAGTGAGTCTGCAATCAAGGTCAACATCGCCATTATGCGGGCTTTCGTGCAACTGCGTCACCTTATGATGGGTAACGGAGGCCTCGTCAATCGGCTTTCAAACGTGGAAGCAAAGGATTTGGAACAGGACTGCCGCTTGACTGGTCATGACGAGCATCTGCTTGACCATGACCGAAAATTTGACGAACTTTTCGAGGCGATGGACCGTGGCGAACTCAAATCCAAGGGTTTATTTTACAACAACCAGGAGTTCGATGCCTATGTATTTGTCTGTGACCTGATTCGTCAGGCAAAGAAAAGAATCGTACTTGTCGACAGGTACGTGACCGAGAAGACTCTGGCCATGATGCTCAAGCGGGAAAAAGGCGTTTCCGTGACAATCTACACCTATGACAAAAGCAAAGTCCTTGAAATGGACCTAGCCACTTACAACGAACAATATCCCGACAGTCCGATGCAAGTCTTGCCAAGTTACGGAATGCACGACCGATTCCTATTCATAGACGATACGGCTTACCACTTTGGGGCTTCGCTCAAGGATTTGGGCAAGAATACGTTTTTCTTTACGCAGGAAGATTTCACGTTGGACGAAGTGTTGAAGGAATCGCAGAAAATTCAGGCAGAAAAAGAAAGCTAG
- a CDS encoding triose-phosphate isomerase has protein sequence MRQYIIAGNWKMNKTVSESVELAKAIVEAVKDVKKTEVVIGPTYLAAAKVADVIKGTNVKLAIQDIHWQDQGAFTGKVSVDMVKEIGADYIIIGHSEQRQYFHETDETVNLKVKKTLAAGIKPIICIGETLDERNGGKLESVLSTQVKGAFKDVSAEDAAKCVLAYEPVWAIGTGVVATDEQAQDTQAFVRSVVKEIYGEAVAEGMRIQYGGSMKPGNAAGLLAQKDIDGGLIGGAALKADTFKGIIDAAEAR, from the coding sequence ATGCGTCAGTATATCATCGCTGGTAACTGGAAAATGAACAAGACCGTGAGCGAATCTGTTGAACTCGCCAAGGCCATCGTTGAAGCCGTCAAGGACGTGAAGAAGACCGAAGTGGTCATCGGACCCACCTACCTCGCCGCCGCCAAGGTCGCCGACGTGATCAAGGGCACCAACGTGAAGCTCGCCATCCAGGACATCCACTGGCAGGACCAGGGCGCATTCACCGGTAAGGTTTCCGTGGACATGGTCAAGGAAATCGGCGCCGACTACATCATCATCGGCCACTCCGAACAGCGCCAGTATTTCCACGAAACTGACGAAACCGTGAACCTGAAGGTCAAGAAGACCCTCGCCGCCGGCATCAAGCCCATCATCTGCATCGGCGAAACCCTCGACGAACGCAACGGCGGCAAGCTGGAATCCGTTCTCAGCACCCAGGTCAAGGGCGCTTTCAAGGACGTTTCCGCCGAAGACGCCGCTAAGTGCGTGTTGGCCTACGAACCCGTGTGGGCAATCGGTACCGGCGTGGTCGCTACCGACGAACAGGCCCAGGACACCCAGGCTTTCGTCCGCTCCGTGGTCAAGGAAATCTACGGCGAAGCCGTTGCCGAAGGCATGCGCATCCAGTACGGTGGCTCCATGAAGCCGGGTAACGCTGCCGGCCTTTTGGCCCAGAAGGACATCGACGGTGGCCTCATCGGCGGTGCAGCCCTCAAGGCCGACACCTTCAAGGGTATCATCGACGCTGCCGAAGCCCGCTAA
- the thrS gene encoding threonine--tRNA ligase: MSQIELTFPDGSVRSVASGTTGLEIAKGISEGLARKALGVKLGDKVLDLTRPLTESGTIKIITPSNDDPDALMLLRHSCSHVLAEAICDLFPGTKLAYGPAIEKGFYYDLMTPTPIQQSDFERIEKRMKEIIKEDRPFTRCEVSAADGLKRTEGDKYKTDNAQRALAREGSDGTLSFYVTGEPGKNFEDLCAGPHVPSTGKLKNFKVLSMSGAYWHGDQNSDQLTRVYGTCFADKEGLETYLKFLEEAEKRDHRKIGKEMDLYHIEDHSPGMVFWHPKGTKMVNALKDYIRGKIDRRGYLEVITPEIVNKTLWIKSGHADKYNENMFKTLAGDVEMAVKPMNCPCHIQIFNTGLRSWHDLPMRLAEFGKCHRYEPAGTMHGLMRVRGFVQDDAHIFCTEDQIASEVADFCALVKEIYHDFGFDDIVVKFSTRPEKRVGSDEIWDKAEAALAEATKLAGLDYILNPGEGAFYGPKLEFTLKDSLGRDWQCGTIQVDFNLPQRLGAEYVGKDNQKHIPVMLHRAAVGSIERFLGILIEEFMGDFPLWLAPVQARVLPISEKFVDYAKKVEKELVNAGVRVEVDESNEKLGYKIRQCELQKVPYLLIVGEKEVADGVVSVRKRKDGDKGSMKVADFLKMTEDDRKVVR; the protein is encoded by the coding sequence ATGTCTCAAATCGAACTCACCTTCCCCGATGGCTCCGTACGTTCCGTAGCATCGGGCACCACCGGCCTCGAAATTGCGAAGGGCATTTCCGAAGGTCTTGCACGCAAGGCGCTTGGCGTCAAACTCGGCGATAAGGTCCTCGACCTCACGCGCCCGCTCACCGAGAGCGGCACCATCAAGATTATCACGCCGAGCAACGACGACCCGGATGCTCTGATGCTCCTGCGTCACAGCTGCAGCCACGTGCTCGCCGAAGCCATCTGCGACCTGTTCCCGGGCACCAAGCTCGCCTACGGTCCGGCTATCGAAAAGGGTTTCTACTACGATTTGATGACACCGACCCCGATCCAGCAGTCGGATTTCGAGCGCATCGAAAAGCGCATGAAGGAAATCATCAAGGAAGACCGTCCGTTTACCCGTTGCGAAGTCAGCGCCGCCGATGGCCTGAAGCGCACCGAAGGCGACAAGTACAAGACGGATAACGCGCAGCGCGCTCTCGCCCGCGAGGGTAGCGACGGTACGCTCAGCTTCTACGTGACTGGCGAACCGGGCAAGAACTTTGAAGACCTCTGTGCCGGCCCCCACGTGCCTTCTACTGGCAAGCTCAAGAATTTCAAGGTGCTCTCCATGTCCGGTGCCTACTGGCATGGCGACCAGAACAGCGACCAGCTGACCCGCGTGTACGGCACCTGCTTTGCCGACAAGGAAGGTCTCGAAACTTACCTGAAGTTCCTAGAAGAGGCCGAAAAGCGCGACCACCGCAAGATCGGCAAGGAAATGGACCTCTACCACATCGAAGACCATTCTCCGGGCATGGTGTTCTGGCACCCGAAGGGCACCAAGATGGTGAATGCCCTGAAGGACTACATCCGCGGAAAGATTGACCGTCGCGGCTACCTTGAAGTGATCACGCCGGAAATCGTGAACAAGACTTTGTGGATCAAGTCCGGTCACGCCGACAAGTACAACGAGAACATGTTCAAGACGCTGGCTGGCGACGTGGAAATGGCCGTGAAGCCGATGAACTGCCCCTGCCACATTCAGATTTTCAACACGGGTCTGCGCAGCTGGCACGACCTGCCGATGCGTCTTGCCGAATTCGGTAAGTGCCACCGTTACGAACCTGCCGGTACCATGCACGGCCTGATGCGCGTGCGCGGCTTTGTGCAGGACGACGCTCACATCTTCTGTACCGAAGACCAGATTGCAAGCGAAGTGGCCGACTTCTGCGCCCTCGTCAAAGAAATCTACCACGACTTCGGTTTCGACGATATCGTGGTGAAGTTCTCCACCCGCCCGGAAAAGCGCGTGGGTTCCGACGAAATCTGGGACAAGGCTGAAGCCGCCCTTGCCGAAGCCACCAAGCTCGCTGGCCTCGACTACATCTTGAACCCGGGCGAAGGCGCCTTCTACGGCCCGAAGCTCGAATTCACGCTGAAGGACAGCCTCGGTCGTGACTGGCAGTGCGGTACGATCCAGGTGGACTTCAACCTCCCGCAGCGTCTGGGTGCCGAGTATGTCGGCAAGGACAACCAGAAGCACATTCCGGTGATGTTGCACCGTGCGGCCGTGGGTTCCATCGAACGCTTCCTCGGCATTTTGATTGAAGAATTCATGGGCGATTTCCCGCTGTGGCTCGCTCCGGTGCAGGCCCGCGTGCTCCCGATTTCCGAGAAGTTCGTCGACTACGCGAAGAAGGTCGAGAAGGAACTCGTGAACGCCGGCGTCCGCGTCGAAGTTGATGAGTCGAATGAGAAGCTCGGCTACAAGATCCGCCAGTGCGAATTGCAGAAGGTGCCGTATCTCCTCATCGTTGGCGAGAAAGAAGTTGCCGATGGCGTCGTGTCCGTGCGTAAGCGTAAGGACGGCGACAAGGGCAGCATGAAGGTTGCCGACTTCCTCAAGATGACGGAAGACGACCGCAAGGTTGTGCGGTAA